The Nitrosarchaeum sp. genomic sequence GCAGGTTTTGAAAAGATTGAGATCTTGGAAGAAAGAGTATACATGGAAGGAGAGAAAGTAAATGGAAGAAGAATTACAAGTCTGGTGATAAAGGCGGTTAAGTAATTTAAAACATGACAAAAAAAATTCTTTTTGTATGTGTTGAAAATGCTGGAAGAAGCCAAATGGCTGAAGCATTTTTTAAAAAATTCATGCCAAAAGGGTTTGAAGTTATTAGTGCAGGAACAAAGCCCAGTGATAAAATAAATCCAATTGTTTTGCAAGCGATGAATGAAATTGGTATTGATATGAAAAATCAAACTCCAAAAACTATCTCACAACAGATAATGTCTGAATCTGAAAAAGCTGTAAACATGGGATGTATAGACCAAGAGTCATGTCCTGCGCTATTTCTAAAAGATGTTCTTGATTGGCAAATTCCTGATCCTAAAGGAAAATCAATTGAACAAGTAAGAGAAATTCGTGATCAGATTAAATCAAAGGTGATGAATTTGATCAAATCTCTTGAGGAATAGACCTAATGACTTGTTCTAACTTACAAATTTTCATCGTTGAACTAATTGGAACTTTTATTCTTGTTGTATTTGCAACTGGTTCTATTGTGTATGATGCGCAAACTGGTGGAACACTTGGAATTGCTTTTGTAGCCGTTGCACCATTTATCGCATTAATTATTGGAATTTACTTTTTTGGCAAGGTATCACTAGCTCATTTTAATCCGGCAGTAACTATCGGTTATTACATCACTGGACATATCTCTAAAATACAGATAGCGATTTATTTTGCAGCTGAAATTATTGGTGCATTACTTGGCTCATTGTTTGTAATGACCTTTATTGGAACAGAAGCAAATCTTGGAGAAAATTCTCCAAATCATGATTTCTCAATGTCTCTGATATTTCCTGTTGAAGTTTTAGCATCTGCTTTACTTATGGCTGTAATCTTTACTGTAGTTTACACAAAAGGACTGCGAGGATTTGGTGGAATAGCAATCGGTGGGATTGTTGGATTGGATATCTTTTTTTTGGCTTTTATCTCTGGCGCGTCTATGAATCCTGCAAGAGCATTGGCTCCTGCGTTATTTTCTGGAGTGTTTGAAGATTTATGGTTATATTGGACTGCTCCATATGTCGGGACTATAATTACTGCATTTTTATTTAGAAACAAGTTTCGCAAGCAAAAATAGTTCATAGTCATTATTACGAATAATAATGACTACAAATAGAGTTGATTATTGTCAAAATCTCAAAAATTATTCAGTGAATCTAAAAAAGTAATTCCTTCTGGTGTAAATAGTCCTGTTAGATATTTTGAACCGTACCCATTTTTTGCAAAAAAATCAGACGGTGCTTATATCTGGGATGAAGATAATCAAAGATACATTGATTTCTGTAACGGGTATGGCGCGTTACTCTTAGGACATAGACGTAAAGAGATTCTCAGTGCAGTATCAAAACAACTAACTCAGGGAACAATGTTTTGCACTCCTACTCAATCTGAAATAGATCTATCCAAACTAATTATTGGTAACTTTCCCTCAATTCAAAAAGTTCGACTTGTAAACACTGGGGGCGAAGCTACGATGACTGCTATAAGATTAGCTCGTGGTTTTACAAAAAAGAAAAAAATCATAAAGTTTGAAGGATGTTATCATGGTGCACATGATTCTGTTCTAGTAAAAGCAGGTTCTGGTTCTGCCCATAATGGAATTTCTGTTTCTGATGGTGGATTAGATGAGGTATCAAAAAGCACACTTGTTGTACAATACAATAATTCCGAAGAACTTGAAAGAATAATCTCAAAAAATAAAGACATTGCCGGTGTTATTGTTGAACCAATACTTGCAAACATGGGATTAATTTTACCTGAAAAGAATTTTTTATCTGAAATCAGAAAGATTACAAAAGACAATGACATTCCTTTAATTTTTGACGAAGTTGTAACTGGATTTAGAATATCTCCTGGAGGTGCTCAACAACATTTCGGAATTAAACCCGATATCACAACTTTGGCAAAGACTCTTGGTAGTGGATTTGCAGTTGCAGCAGTAGGCGGTAAAAAAGAGATTATGGATCTTCTTTCTCCTGGAGGCAAAGTCTACCAAGCAAGCACATATGCAGGAAATCCAATATCTGTCAGTGCATCTATTGCATCAATTAAGACAATCAATAAAATAAAAAATAAACTATATTCCAAACTTGAAAAATACAATATCATGCTTACTAATGCCATTGATGATATTGCAACTGACCTGAAAATACCACATCAAATTAACTTTACATCTTCAATGTTTCAAATTTTCTTTACTGACAAGCCTGTAGTAGATTATACTTCATCAATGAATGCAAATGCAAAAAAATTCAAAAAAATGTTTTCTGTGTTATTAAAAAAAGGCATTTTTATTGCGCCCTCTCAGTTTGAAGTAGTCTTCTTATCTGATGCACACACCAAAACTGATCTAGAAAATACAATAAATGCTTATGATGTTGCATTAAAATCGGTGAAGAATTGAAATATGTAATTGGTGCAAGAGGCAGTCAGCTATCCATTGCACAAACAAACTGGGTAAAATCTGAACTAAAAAAAATAAATCCTGATGCTGAATTTGAAATTAAAACAATTA encodes the following:
- a CDS encoding arsenate-mycothiol transferase ArsC; protein product: MTKKILFVCVENAGRSQMAEAFFKKFMPKGFEVISAGTKPSDKINPIVLQAMNEIGIDMKNQTPKTISQQIMSESEKAVNMGCIDQESCPALFLKDVLDWQIPDPKGKSIEQVREIRDQIKSKVMNLIKSLEE
- a CDS encoding MIP/aquaporin family protein, with product MTCSNLQIFIVELIGTFILVVFATGSIVYDAQTGGTLGIAFVAVAPFIALIIGIYFFGKVSLAHFNPAVTIGYYITGHISKIQIAIYFAAEIIGALLGSLFVMTFIGTEANLGENSPNHDFSMSLIFPVEVLASALLMAVIFTVVYTKGLRGFGGIAIGGIVGLDIFFLAFISGASMNPARALAPALFSGVFEDLWLYWTAPYVGTIITAFLFRNKFRKQK
- the hemL gene encoding glutamate-1-semialdehyde 2,1-aminomutase, which encodes MSKSQKLFSESKKVIPSGVNSPVRYFEPYPFFAKKSDGAYIWDEDNQRYIDFCNGYGALLLGHRRKEILSAVSKQLTQGTMFCTPTQSEIDLSKLIIGNFPSIQKVRLVNTGGEATMTAIRLARGFTKKKKIIKFEGCYHGAHDSVLVKAGSGSAHNGISVSDGGLDEVSKSTLVVQYNNSEELERIISKNKDIAGVIVEPILANMGLILPEKNFLSEIRKITKDNDIPLIFDEVVTGFRISPGGAQQHFGIKPDITTLAKTLGSGFAVAAVGGKKEIMDLLSPGGKVYQASTYAGNPISVSASIASIKTINKIKNKLYSKLEKYNIMLTNAIDDIATDLKIPHQINFTSSMFQIFFTDKPVVDYTSSMNANAKKFKKMFSVLLKKGIFIAPSQFEVVFLSDAHTKTDLENTINAYDVALKSVKN